GGCCGGAACAGGACATCTACAAGAAGGTGCGGGTGGACACGCTGACCGGCCTGCTGGCCAACGACTTCTGCCCCAACTTCACCGAGGAGCGCCAGTTCCTGAATATCAGTGATCCGACGGCGTTTGACTGGATCAACAACACAGCTGCCGGTCAGCAGTGGGCGGCTCAGCGTAATATCCCGCTCCCGGCCCGCCCGGTGCCGACCGAAGCCTGCAATCCCAATATCCAGCAGCCGATCATCTCCATGGAGTGGCCGGTTCCCAACGGGCAGGTCCAGGGCGTGGTGGAGGTGCAGGGCCGTGTGTTGGTCTACAATTTCAACCGCTACCAGCTTGAATACGGCATTGGCAATGCGCCGCAGGCCTTCCAGATAGTGGATGGTCCGTACACCATCCAGCACGCCAATACAGAGTTTCTGGGCCGCTGGGATGTCAGCCAGTTGCCTAACGGGCCGTATACGCTGCGGCTGAAGGTCTTCACCAACGATGGCGGATTCGCCAACCTGGATCGGGTAGTGCTGGTCAACAACCCGATTGTCACGCCGACGCCCAGCCCGTCGCCAACGGTGATGGTGATCACCCAGACACCAACGCCGATCATCATCACGCCGACGCCGTTCATTGAGACGTGGGCGCCGCCGACCTTCACGCCGATGTTCCCGACAGCGGTCATTGTGACCAATACACCGTTGCCGGTGCCCGGTTCGACTACCCTGCCGCCACGCGATCCCACCTTTGATATCCCGGTGGTTTATGGCGCGGAAGCGACGGGTGTGGTCAACAGCGTGCAGGTGGCTAACTACTACTGGTTTGACGGCACCGTGGGCGACATCGTCCAGATCACGGCGCAGACGACGGCCGGCGACCTGGACACGCTGGTTTACCTGATGGACAGCGGTGGTGGCATCCTGGCGGAGAATGACGATGGCAGCGTGGGCACCGATTCGGAGCTGGTTTACACGCTGCCCTACACCGGGCGGTTTACCATCGTTGTGACCCGCTTCGATGTGGGGGCCGGTTATACCAGCGGCGAGTATCGCATGCGGCTGCTCAAGCTCAACTGAGGGCTGGCCGCCCGGCCTCAAGCGGCGGTGAGGGGCGTATTGTCGGGCCTGGAGCCCTGGGCAGTACGCCCTTTTCCTGGTTCCTGGCGCGTCCCCGGCGCGCGGCAACGGTGGAGTGGGCAATGATCGGCACGATCCTCAACATGATCACGGTGGCGTTGGGCAGCGGCCTCGGCCTGTTCATCGGTGATCGATTGCCGGAACGGATGCAGGGGTCGGTGGTGACTGGCCTGGGGCTGGTTACCCTGGCGGTGGGCATCTCCAACGCCCTCAAAACGGGCAACATCATCCTGCCTCTGCTGAGCGTGGGCAGCGGCGTGATCATCGGCGAGTGGCTCAACCTGGACGCCCGGCTGCAGGCCTTTGGCGGCTGGCTGCAGCGGCGCTTTGTGCCCGGCGCGGATGGGGATGACCCGGCGGGCGAGGACGGCCGGGCGCGTTTCATCAATGGCTTCGTGACGGCCAGCCTGGTCTTTTGCGTCGGGCCGCTGACGTTCATCGGCTCGATCCAGGATGGCATGACCGGCGATTATCAGTTACTGGCGATCAAGAGCGTGCTGGATGGCTTCGCGTCGCTGGCCTTCGCCTCAGCGATGGGGGTAGGGGTGGCTTTCAGCATCGTGACAGTGCTGGTGGTGCAGGGCGGGCTGGCCCTGCTGGGGGCGCTGGGTGGCAGCGTGATGAGCGAACCGATGATCACGGAGATGACGGCGACCGGCGGGCTGCTGTTGATGGGCCTGGCGCTGATCCTGCTCGATATCAAGCGGCCACGGATGGCCAACTTCCTGCCGGCGCTGGTGATTGCGCCGCTGCTGGTGGCGCTGGCGGGCTGGCTGGGCATCCCGATCTATCCGCTGTAGCGGCGTCGCGGCTTACTGCGGGCGAGGATCAGCTGGTGCGGGGGCGTCGCCGCTGCGGGGCGCGGGGGCTTTGAGGGTGTGGGCGCTGGCCTGGATTCCGCTCAGACCGCCGCGCACCTGACCAAGCTGGGCCCGCATCTCCTGCCCGGCGTTGTCCAGCATCCGCAGGGCGCGGGCGTAGCGGCCTTCCAGTTCGTTCTGCAGGGCGTCCAGGTTTTGCTCCACGCTGTTCAGGTAGGCTTCCAGGCGGTGCAGGTCGATGTGCTGGCTGGTGCGCAGCATGGTCTGGAAGACCAGCAGCAGGTAGGGCACAAACAGGCTGTAGCTAATCAGCACGACATTCAGGCTGAAGGATCGCGCCTGGATGCCGGCGCACAGATCGTAGATCGCGTCGGGCAGGACGGCCACACCGAAAGGCGTCGTCAGGCCGGGGTGCAGGTACTGGCGCACCTCGCGGGCCTTGAGCAGGACAGTGCGTTCGATCTCGCGCTTGATCTGTTGCTGCCTGGCGGGGCTATCCGCCGCCAGGAACTGTTCCAGCAGGTGGGTGGCAGCCCATTTGCTGTCAATAGGCAGGATCAGGTTGTTGGGCAGGCGCATCCCGAATTCAACCGTCCGGTTGTCCAGGGTAAAGTTGCGCACCTGCCAGGCGGGGGGCAACTGAGCAAAGACCGCCTCGACAATGTTCTCCCCGGCCCGGCCTTTGGTCTGTGTCCCGGCGATCACGGCCTCCAGTCGTCGGACGGACTCCATGGTCTGGCGCTCCAGGTCCTGGCGGGCGTACAGCGTAGCCCGCAGTTCGGTCAGGCCGTTCTGAAGCTGGTTGAGGCCAGTCGCCAGCGTATGCGCTTCTGTCTGGCGGTTGTGGGCCTGGAGTTGCAGTTCGGCCAGGCCGAGCTGTAACTGGCTTAAACGCGCTTCCAGGGCGCGGTTATCCGCGCCACGCCGGACGAGCAGGATGGTAACGATCAGCAATAGTCCGGCGATCCCTCCTGCCAGGGCGATTTCCAGCCCGGTCATGCGCCTGCGCCTCCCCCCTGTCCGAACACGTGTGCGGTACGGGACGCATTATACAGCCGAACGGCTAAATACCAAATCCACCCGGCACAGGCCGGTGATGTGGCTTACAATACAGGGTACGGGCTGCTGCTGAACACCAGGCAGGGGAAGGCGATCATGGCCATAACCTGGGAAGATAAACCGCTGCCAGAGGTGGCATTGCGCCGCCTATGGCTGGCTGATGCACCGCGGGCGCATGCCCTTTCCCGCCTAGTAGGGTGGAGCCTGACTCTGGCCAGCTGGGAGCGGATGATCCTCTGGGGTGGGCGCGGCTGTTTCGCCCTTTATCGGGGCGATGCCCTGGTGGCGACGGCGATCGCAACCGTTTACGGGCGGGAACGCGCCTGGATCGGTGGCGTGATCACCCATCCGGACCACCGCCGGCAGGGGCTGGCGACGCGGCTGATGACGGTCGCGCTGGATTACCTGCAGGCGCGGTCTGTTCCCCATGTATTGCTGGACGCCTCCGAGCAGGGTCGCCCGCTGTATGAGGCGCTGGGCTTTCGCCCGATTTACAGCATCGAAATATGGGCGGGGCGGGCCAGCAGCTATCTTGGCCCGCGGGCGCGCCCGCTCCGGCGCGGCGATCTGGATGCCGTGGTAGCCCTGGACGCGGAGACTTTCGGCGTGGCGCGCGGGCGCATCCTGCGCCGGCTGGTGCAGGATTACCCCCACCTGGCCTGGGTAGACGAGGAAGATGGCCGGATCGCCGGTTTTCTGCTGGCTCAGGATGACCGCCAGGATGGCACGCCGGCGCATCTGGGGCCGTGGATGCATCGTTCCCCTTGGGGGGCGGAAAAGCTGCTACGCACCGCCCTGAGTGTGCTGATTGGCCGTGAGGTGCGCGTGGATATCCCCGATCGCAATCCCCATGCCACGGCGCTGGCCTATGCCCACAACCTGCGCCACCGGCGTGTCTGCACGCGGATGCACCTTGGCCCCGGTGATCCGCCGCCTGAGCTGATCACGCAGCATTACGGCGTGGCGGCGCTGGCGACCGGCTGAACGCCCCGGGCGAGTTTATGGCCTGCAACTGTTGCGGAACAGACTCGGAAAAATACGCCAAGCCACCCATAGCCGGGTGGCTTGGTCACATCTGTCAAGTCTATCTAGACAAAATATATACTAATGAACTACTTATCTTTTCCCCATGCGCCTCTAAACTTTCATCTGTATAGTTTAGGTCGTTCAGTATCTATACAAAACAGGTACGGTTTCACAGTTCAATGAGGAGAGTAGTTCAGATGCGCAAAGTCTTCGTTACCCTTCTTGCTGTTGGAATGCTGATCGTTACAGTGTTCCCCGCTCTGGCTCAGACTGGCGAGCAGACGATCGTCGAGATCGCCGTGGCTGATGGCCGTTTCACGACGCTGGTGGCGGCGGTACAGGCGGCTGGCCTGGTTGACGCGCTATCCGGCGAAGGCCCCTTCACCGTCTTCGCCCCGACCGATGATGCCTTTGCCGCGGCCTTCGCCGCCCTGGGCATCGAACCGGCCGCCCTGCTGGAAGATACCGAGACCCTGACCAGCATCCTGCTCTACCATGTGGTGGCGGGCAAGGCGATGGCCGCTGACGTGGTCGGGCTGGAGAGCGTGACCACGCTGCAGGGGAGCGACATCAAGATCACCGTCAGCGATGGCAAGGTCTACCTGAATGACACCATCCAGGTGATCATCACCGACATCGAGGCCAGCAACGGCGTGATCCATGTGATTGACGGCGTCCTGCTGCCCCCGGCTGAATAAGCACCGCAACGCAGGCGAAGAATGTACGGGCGAGGGAAGTTTTTCCTCGCCCGTTTTGTTTACCCGGCAGCGCCGGGTTCACACTGTAGCTCCTGCCTGCCAGATTAAACGGCGTACAGCGCAACCGCCGCGTAATGCAGGGCGCTGCCGCCCATCACCAGCAGGTGCCATAGCTCGTGGTGGCCGAAGCGCCGACCCAGATTGGGGCGTTTGAGGGCGTAGATCAACGCCCCTAGCGTGTAGACCAGCCCGCCGCTCACGATCAGGATCAGTGCCCCGGGCGGCAGGCGGTGGAGCATCGCTGGCAGGATGAGCACAGCCAGCCAGCCCATGCCCAGGTAGAGAACCGTGGAGATGTGGCGATGATTGTGGTGGCGGAAGGCCAGCTTGTAGATCACTCCCGCCGCCGCCAGCCCCCAGATCACGACCAGCATGACTGCTCGCCAGGGGTCTGGCAGCAGGCTGACGCAAAACGGCGTGTACGTCCCGGCGATCAGGATGTAAATCGCGGCGTGATCCAGTGAGCGCAGCCAGCGTAGGGCGCGCTGCCCGGCGTTGACCAGATGATACACCGTGCTGGCGGTATAGAGCAGGATCAGGCTGATGCCGTAGACGATCGCTGCCGCCAACCGGGCCGGTTGATGTTGACTGAGCATAACCAGCACGATCAGGCCGATCGCGCTCAGGATCGCCCCGATCAGGTGGGTGAAGCCGTTGATCGGCTCGCGCAGGCGTTTGATCATGGGTATTCCTGTAAGCTCCGGCACGGCCTGGCGGCCAATGCCTCTGCCTCTACCGGCAATTATACTCCCCGCTGAAGCCCGCCGGACTCCACACCAGCGGGCTATTGCTCAGGCCGATACTTTCCAGCAGGCGCAGGGCGCCGGTTACGGTGTCGTAGATCGCGGCGCTATAGGCGGTGCGGAAGGCCAGGTAGCGCCCGTCTGCGCTGAAGCGCGGATAGTCGACGGCGGTGGCCTCCGGATGCTCAAGATACAGGCTGGCGTCCCGATCGGCGAAGCCGGGCAGCGGCACCCGCCACAGCAGGTTGTCATCGTGGCCCTGCCAGTCTTTGACTGCTGCTACCAGCCCGCTGCCGTCGGGCAGCCAGTCGTAGTCCAGCACCAGCGTCCAGGTTTCGCTCCATTGCTGGACGGCTCCGCCGGAAGCGGGTGTCGTCCAGAACTGGTGGTTATTGCCGGAAGGGGCGTAGATAAAGCTGATCACATGCCCGTCCGGCGACCAGCGCGGCATTAGTGTGCTGCCACTGGTGAAGTCAGTGAGCGGGTATTTGTTCGCTCCGTCAGCGCTGACCACCCACAGGTCGTTTTCCCGCTGGCCGCCTGCCCCTTCCTGGTAGGAAGTGTAGACCAGCCAGCCGCCGTCCGCATTCCAGGCGGGGGAGCCTTCCGTCCCGCTGGTGCTGTAGAGTACTGGCTGGCCGCCTTCCGCTGCGACCCAGGCCACATGGGTCGTCCGCAACCGCGCTCCATCGCGCTCGTAGTCCCGCCACAGGATGAAGGCGATGCGATCGCCAGCGGGCGACCACAACGGCGACCAGGCTCCCCAGCCCAGCACTCCGCTCTCGGCAGTGAAGTCCAGCAGCGGGCGGAGATCGGTCCCGTCCAGCCGGACGGTGTACAGGCGCAGGTTGTGGCCGCTGGGAGCACTCATCACGAAGGCAAAGCGGCAGCCATCCGGGGCGAAGCTGCCCATCCAGTGCAGGCCGGAGCTAAAGGAAAGGTCGCGCTGCTGGCCGCTGCCCAGATCGTAGATAGAGATACCCGCACCTTCCGGCGCGTTGGCGACCAGCAGCGGGCCGGTCAGGGGCGGCAGCGGCGTGGGTGTGAAGAAGAGCGGCGGGCTATCTTCCGGTTCGCCCTGAGCGCCAACCATCCCGGCGGCGAGCAGCCCGGCGCATAGCAGCAGGGCCATCAGAGGCGGAAGGAAATGGCGGAGGCGATTGCAGGTGGCGATGATGTCCATGCGCAGGAGCATATCCCGGCCAGCGGGCGCGGGCAAATCGACGTTCATGGCCCGATGAGCGTCAGACCGTCGAGAACGAGCGGCAGGTTGACCAGATTGTGCCAGCCGGCTTTTTGGGCGCCCAGGCTGGTGACGGCGACCACGCGCAGGCTGCTGACCAGCGCATCCTGCGCCAGCGTTGCCAGCGGGGACTCTGCTTCGGCCAGCAGGTAATAGATCTGTTCGGGGCTATCTTCCAGCGGACGGTCAGTGTGCAGGCCGTGGCGGTCGCCCAGGGCGGGCACGGGCAGCGGAGGGAGGCGGCGGTAAGTGACCGGCGCGACATGGCCGACCAGTTCCAGCACCAGCAGTGGCAGGCCAGCCCATTCCTGCAGGTGGAGCTGTTCCACATAACCGATCAGGGTAGTTGTCCCATCCCAGTCAAGCCGTCCGCCCCATTTCCAGGGCAGATGGACCAGGACGGGTTCCAGGGATGCGCCCCAGCCGACTGTAGCCACCAGCCGGGCAGAGTCGCCGGAATTAGCGGGTACGTTCAGGTCGCAGCGACCGGTAGGGCCTTGCGGCGTGGCACGCAGGAGGGGCGTCTGTGGCCCGGCGTCGCGGTTCCAGACGATCAGGCTCAGCTGGTTGACAGCCCAGGCGGGCAGGGTATAGCTGGGAGTGGTCAGTGTGAACATCAAGCTATTCCTCCTTGGATGAATGCGGCTCCAGTATGCGCTGTGGTCAGGTGGTAGGCAAGCCCTTTTGCCCGGAAGGTACGGGTTTTGCGGTACACTTGGGCGCTGCATCGTGAAAACGTGAGGAAAGCCGCGCAATGAGGAACCGTCTCGCTACGTTTGTGGCGCTGGCCGGGCTGGCGTTGCTGGCGCTTGTAAGCTGCGCTGGCCCGTTCCCGGATCGGCCGCTGCCCACGCTGGCTCCGACGATGACCGCCCGGCCTTATGCCACGGCCACCTTCGTCCCCCTGCCAACGCCCGTTCCCCTGCCCCCGGTGGACTGGGAGGATATTGCCATCTTCCGCCAGGCCATGCGCTCTGGCTTTGAAGGGGATATCGACGCCTTCGCCAACCGCAACCGCTACGCCATCGAGGCTACAGTCGAGCTGGGCGACGCGGCGACCGTGCGCGGTGCGCAGCGCGTCCGCTACACCAATCACTCCGCCGACACGCTAACCGAGATCGTCTTCCGCCTGTACCCCAACCTGGACGCCTTTTCCGCCCGGATGGCCATTCTGGCGGTCGAGGTGGGCGGCGTGCCGGTCATGCCAGCGCTTGAGGAGCGCGATTCGGTGCTGCGCGTGCCGCTGCCATTGCCGCTGCCTCCCGGTCAGTCCGCCGAGGTGCACCTGACCTTCACCAGCGCCATCGAGCGCGGGTTTTCCGCCAACTACGGTGAATACAGCTACCAGCAGGGCGTGTTCACCGCTCCGGAATGGTACCCGGTACTGAGCGTGTACGAGGAAGGGCACGGCTGGTGGACGGCCCGCGCCCGCAGTCAGCAGGGCGAGCAGACCTACACCGAGACGGGTCTGTACGACATCCGCCTGACCGCCGACGCTGATGTGACTCTGGTCATGAGCGGTTCGGAGATCGAGCAGCGGGTCAACGGCGACGGGACGATCACCCACCATATCGTTAGTGGCCCGATGCGCGACAGCATCCTGATCGCCAGCCGTCGCCTGCTCAGCCTGTCTGATGAGGTGGATGGGATCGCGGTCAACCTGTACTACTGGGATGATGAGGAGAACCTGAGGCGCAACGCCGACGCCGCCCGCGCCGGGCTGGCGATCATCGGTCGCACGCTGCGCGCCTTCAACCGCGCCTTCGGCGAGTATCCCTTCCGCGAGTTCGATGTCGTCCAGACCAACACCCGCGCTGGCGGGATCGAATATCCCGGCGTGATCGTGGTGGCGGATGCTTACTGGAACGCCGGGGACCCCTTCTTCGAAGTCGTCCTGGCCCACGAAGCCGGTCACCAGTGGTTTTACAGCCTGGTGGGCAACAACCAGGTGCGCTACCCGTTCCTGGATGAATCGCTGACCAGCTTCACCGAGTACGTGTACTTCTGGGAAACCGCCGCAACTGAGCGCGATAGCCAGGAAGCCGCCGATTACATCCGCCGCGAACGGCAGAGCTACAACGCCTATACCGGCGCGGGCAACCCTGATCTGCCGCTGGGCCTCTCGACGGATGATTATGTGGAGGCGCAGTACAGCCTGATCATCTACACCAAAGGGCCACTGTTCTTCAACGAGATCGCCAGCCAGATCGGGCGGGAGCAGATGTACGCTTTCCTGCGGGAATACTTCCGCCGCTACCGCTACGAGGTCGCCAGTATCGGCGGCATGTTGGGGACGCTGGAGGATGTGACCGGCCAGCAGTGGGATCAGCTGTTCTACGAATGGGTCGGTCATTTTGAGGGTTTGGACCCGGCAGTGGTGGCAACGGTTGACGTCCGGCGGCGCGGCAGCTAGGGACAGGCGTCTGGAAAGCTGCAAACAGGCGGCAATATGCAGGGGCGCAGCATGCTACGCCCCTGCAGGGATGCCGTTGGTCTAGTTTTGGGCGACAAGGAAGACGACGGTCACCCCGTCGCCGCCTTCGTCAGGCCGGCCACGCTCCCAGCTACGGGCCAGCGGGTGTTTGTGAACCAGGTCCTGGACGGCTTTGCGCAGCGCGCCGGTGCCTTTGCCATGGATAATCCGCACGAAGGGCAGCCCGGCCATGTAGGCCGCATCCAGATAGTCCTCCACGCGGGGCAGGGCGTCTTCGACGCGTGTCCCGCGCAGGTCAAGCTCCAGCCCCGGCGAGGCGATCCGCGGCGCAGGGGTGGCCTGCTCCGGAGCCGGGCGCGGTGTGGGCTTCTCGCCGGCCTTGCGTTCGCTGCGGGTACGGTAGGTCAGGTCGTCCAGCCGGGCGCGCAGGCGCAGGCGGCCAATTTGCACCTCGGCTTCGGTCTTGCTCAACTCCGTGATCACCCCTTCCGCGTTGAGTGAATACACCCAGACCGGGTCGCCCAGCCGCAATGGGCGTTCCTCCAGCCCTTCCACCGGTGGGGCGATCACATTGTGCACCGGGGTTTCCAGTTCGGCTTCCAGTTCCTCAGCCGATTCCTCGATTTCCTTCAGGGCCTCCAGCGGTTGACCGGCGGCCTGCAGGCGGCGGCGCAAGCGGCGCAGTTCAGCCTGTAGGTCCTCCAGCTCGGCCCTGATCTCTTCCCGCGCTTCCTGCAACAGGTTCCGCCGTTCGGCCTCGATGGCATCCAGGCGGGCCTGCAGCTGGCGGCGCAACTCCTCTGCCTCCTTGCGGATGGCAGCAGCGGCGGCTTTTTCCCGCCGGATGTCGTCGCGGGTGCGGTGAATCTCGTCCAGCAGGTCATCGGCGATCATGGCCTCGGTCGTGATCATGCTCCGCGCCTCGGCGATGATGGCCGGGTCCATGCCCAGCCGGGCGGCGATGGCCAGCGCGTTGGAGCGACCGGGCAGGCCGATGACCAGTTGATACGTGGGGGCCAGCGTCTCCAGATCAAAGACCACCGAAGCATTCCGCACACCGCGTTGTTCGTGGCTCCACACCTTCAGTTCCGGGTGATGGGTGGTGACGAGCGTGGTTGTGCGCTTGCGCAGCAGGGCGGAGAGGATGGCGCGGGCCAGCGCGGAA
This is a stretch of genomic DNA from Anaerolineae bacterium. It encodes these proteins:
- a CDS encoding DUF554 domain-containing protein, which encodes MIGTILNMITVALGSGLGLFIGDRLPERMQGSVVTGLGLVTLAVGISNALKTGNIILPLLSVGSGVIIGEWLNLDARLQAFGGWLQRRFVPGADGDDPAGEDGRARFINGFVTASLVFCVGPLTFIGSIQDGMTGDYQLLAIKSVLDGFASLAFASAMGVGVAFSIVTVLVVQGGLALLGALGGSVMSEPMITEMTATGGLLLMGLALILLDIKRPRMANFLPALVIAPLLVALAGWLGIPIYPL
- a CDS encoding GNAT family N-acetyltransferase, translating into MAITWEDKPLPEVALRRLWLADAPRAHALSRLVGWSLTLASWERMILWGGRGCFALYRGDALVATAIATVYGRERAWIGGVITHPDHRRQGLATRLMTVALDYLQARSVPHVLLDASEQGRPLYEALGFRPIYSIEIWAGRASSYLGPRARPLRRGDLDAVVALDAETFGVARGRILRRLVQDYPHLAWVDEEDGRIAGFLLAQDDRQDGTPAHLGPWMHRSPWGAEKLLRTALSVLIGREVRVDIPDRNPHATALAYAHNLRHRRVCTRMHLGPGDPPPELITQHYGVAALATG
- a CDS encoding fasciclin domain-containing protein; its protein translation is MRKVFVTLLAVGMLIVTVFPALAQTGEQTIVEIAVADGRFTTLVAAVQAAGLVDALSGEGPFTVFAPTDDAFAAAFAALGIEPAALLEDTETLTSILLYHVVAGKAMAADVVGLESVTTLQGSDIKITVSDGKVYLNDTIQVIITDIEASNGVIHVIDGVLLPPAE
- the rmuC gene encoding DNA recombination protein RmuC — encoded protein: MTGLEIALAGGIAGLLLIVTILLVRRGADNRALEARLSQLQLGLAELQLQAHNRQTEAHTLATGLNQLQNGLTELRATLYARQDLERQTMESVRRLEAVIAGTQTKGRAGENIVEAVFAQLPPAWQVRNFTLDNRTVEFGMRLPNNLILPIDSKWAATHLLEQFLAADSPARQQQIKREIERTVLLKAREVRQYLHPGLTTPFGVAVLPDAIYDLCAGIQARSFSLNVVLISYSLFVPYLLLVFQTMLRTSQHIDLHRLEAYLNSVEQNLDALQNELEGRYARALRMLDNAGQEMRAQLGQVRGGLSGIQASAHTLKAPAPRSGDAPAPADPRPQ
- a CDS encoding hemolysin III family protein is translated as MIKRLREPINGFTHLIGAILSAIGLIVLVMLSQHQPARLAAAIVYGISLILLYTASTVYHLVNAGQRALRWLRSLDHAAIYILIAGTYTPFCVSLLPDPWRAVMLVVIWGLAAAGVIYKLAFRHHNHRHISTVLYLGMGWLAVLILPAMLHRLPPGALILIVSGGLVYTLGALIYALKRPNLGRRFGHHELWHLLVMGGSALHYAAVALYAV
- a CDS encoding M1 family metallopeptidase, whose protein sequence is MRNRLATFVALAGLALLALVSCAGPFPDRPLPTLAPTMTARPYATATFVPLPTPVPLPPVDWEDIAIFRQAMRSGFEGDIDAFANRNRYAIEATVELGDAATVRGAQRVRYTNHSADTLTEIVFRLYPNLDAFSARMAILAVEVGGVPVMPALEERDSVLRVPLPLPLPPGQSAEVHLTFTSAIERGFSANYGEYSYQQGVFTAPEWYPVLSVYEEGHGWWTARARSQQGEQTYTETGLYDIRLTADADVTLVMSGSEIEQRVNGDGTITHHIVSGPMRDSILIASRRLLSLSDEVDGIAVNLYYWDDEENLRRNADAARAGLAIIGRTLRAFNRAFGEYPFREFDVVQTNTRAGGIEYPGVIVVADAYWNAGDPFFEVVLAHEAGHQWFYSLVGNNQVRYPFLDESLTSFTEYVYFWETAATERDSQEAADYIRRERQSYNAYTGAGNPDLPLGLSTDDYVEAQYSLIIYTKGPLFFNEIASQIGREQMYAFLREYFRRYRYEVASIGGMLGTLEDVTGQQWDQLFYEWVGHFEGLDPAVVATVDVRRRGS